From Oncorhynchus mykiss isolate Arlee chromosome 6, USDA_OmykA_1.1, whole genome shotgun sequence, the proteins below share one genomic window:
- the znf608 gene encoding zinc finger protein 608 isoform X3: MFTVPAPPPPGPQSPMSNAPFSSPISKQLLVRTRSIGTNTQDGGPDTDSCRPGPCQPGTSVNLEGIVWHETEEGVLVVNVTWRKRTYVGTLLDCTKHDWAPPRFCESPSSDPDLPGGRGRGKRMRLAIPDRPCVEPGLAKVRGLPHKSRGGGIHSKGRRGSLNLINNCRTPPFFTVEEIKPNSIPSGKRKNKPPTDLDLSLVTDDMKNGNGKRIRAKSRSAPSTPQGKSDPTFNDSACTSPILIDCPHPHCNKKYKHINGLRYHQTHAHLDVDRKPEFEAEIEDRLSDCEESLSNMTFDCSDITNSSSKKPSPLYKVSTIGSPKSRRLMFNSDHSPMANSKMRRNSLIKEGLIDDLSNLPIISNMTVVLENCLVTDRNSSVEMPKLEAEGLIDKKGVCDKVKKVNGKVEKCSSKSRTNRPIAPAPPKLIAIPNTVFSTNTTEANPQQSSPSVAVGVTTTKNLSLKPIKPKLNIMVEPSLGKTTLVTCKETRNKDKRRLKDKHNKDTRTSNGDSIQLKMDEGKVVGKEPSGSLLKEHLSKQDVMNSLTESQESRMASIRAEADKVYTFTDNSPSPSIGSSSRLDCGSLESGDGTTTKTNSPAYSDISDAGDDGGSDCRSDTRSKSPRSISASEMNSNNNPNLNPKTPPAASIPAGPVKDPQSPFYHGYDPYYIQNYMQTGQSNTAAFHKTSTLQDSKCKKEDNEGRNTPELFDSKKTDVINSSSQSQLQMAMTQTHTALAQSLYYGQYARGLYMDQKLLIASKCCDQQQITKQRGGQANRETDELKHMITSTSVLSKGTDSVKTCCAKPGLSFAEMDERPQTLTTQPQGKPMLVNMTENQGLVKDSDEMKSSMNPNNQTDLDSNVSFSNHAEVQCWSRPNQSNNVEQQSEELSQSSEELNADMSKEWEMPSEPVTKLGVELKKATNQNVTTSDIEDCDRLEEQQPIGVMSEESQSARVAVSPAMNPQQQPYIQYQHSYQYLQMCDPSNNSYTVKSPTLVHNYPRFHYPLYGKTAGREESDLTQNSRSVSSKPASESTALELLQHHNLPYHGKSPAPGEKGSLEGERETDRERNHVPFARHLHTHHHTHLGMSYPLMSGQYDIFQGISSRALVSSQKVLVHSSSTDNEGKK; the protein is encoded by the exons ATTTTGTGAGTCACCATCCAGTGACCCTGATCTGCCAGGTGGCCGTGGCCGTGGTAAAAGGATGCGACTGGCCATCCCGGATCGACCCTGTGTTGAACCTGGGCTTGCCAAGGTCCGAGGGCTGCCACATAAGAGCCGTGGTGGGGGCATTCACAGCAAGGGCCGAAGAGGGAGCCTTAATCTGATCAATAACTGCAGAACACCTCCCTTTTTCACAGTTGAGGAGATCAAGCcaaactccatcccatctgggAAGAGGAAAAACAAACCACCGACTGATCTGGATTTGAGTTTAGTCACAGATGACATGAAAAATGGAAACGGGAAGAGGATCCGTGCCAAGTCCCGGAGTGCTCCTTCCACTCCACAGGGAAAGTCGGATCCTACCTTTAACGATTCGGCATGTACCTCTCCCATTCTGATAGACTGCCCCCATCCTCACTGTAACAAGAAATACAAGCATATCAATGGGCTGCGGTACCACCAGACACATGCACACTTAGATGTGGACCGGAAGCCAGAGTTTGAGGCTGAGATTGAGGACAGACTGTCTGACTGTGAGGAGTCCCTCAGTAACATGACTTTCGACTGCTCCGATATAACCAATAGCTCATCAAAGAAGCCCAGCCCCCTATATAAGGTTTCTACAATAGGGTCTCCAAAAAGCAGACGATTAATGTTCAATAGTGATCATAGTCCCATGGCGAATTCTAAAATGAGGAGGAATTCATTGATCAAAGAGGGACTCATTGATGACTTGAGTAACTTGCCAATCATCTCGAACATGACTGTGGTACTGGAAAATTGCCTTGTTACTGATAGGaactcctctgtggagatgcctAAGCTTGAAGCCGAGGGTTTGATCGATAAGAAGGGAGTGTGTGATAAAGTGAAAAAGGTTAATGGGAAAGTTGAGAAGTGTTCATCTAAATCTAGAACCAACAGGCCTATAGCTCCTGCTCCCCCAAAGCTGATTGCAATCCCCAACACTGTGTTCTCCACTAACACAACAGAAGCCAACCCACAGCAGTCTTCCCCATCAGTAGCTGTTGGTGTCACCACAACAAAGAACCTCTCACTTAAACCCATAAAGCCAAAGTTAAACATCATGGTAGAGCCAAGTCTGGGTAAAACAACCCTAGTCACTTGCAAGGAGACCAGGAACAAAGACAAACGAAGATTAAAAGACAAACACAATAAAGACACAAGGACCTCTAATGGCGATAGCATTCAACTAAAGATGGACGAGGGAAAGGTGGTGGGAAAAGAACCTTCTGGAAGCCTTCTGAAAGAGCACTTGAGCAAACAAGACGTCATGAACAGTCTAACGGAGTCTCAGGAGAGTAGAATGGCCAGCATCAGAGCTGAGGCTGACAAAGTGTACACGTTCACTGACAACTCTCCTAGTCCTTCCATAGGTAGCTCTTCAAGACTGGACTGTGGCTCCCTTGAAAGTGGAGATGGCACCACCACCAAAACTAACAGCCCGGCATACTCAGACATATCAGATGCAGGTGATGATGGGGGTTCAGACTGCCGTTCAGACACTAGGTCCAAAAGTCCAAGGTCCATCTCAGCCTCTGAGATGAACTCAAACAACAATCCCAATCTAAATCCAAAGACTCCTCCAGCTGCATCTATTCCTGCAGGGCCTGTCAAAGACCCCCAGTCTCCTTTTTACCACGGATATGACCCCTACTATATTCAGAATTACATGCAGACCGGCCAGTCAAACACAGCTGCTTTCCATAAGACCTCCACCCTTCAAGACAGTAAATGCAAAAAGGAGGACAATGAGGGGAGAAACACCCCGGAATTATTTGATTCGAAGAAGACTGATGTCATCAACTCAAGTTCGCAGTCCCAGCTTCAGATGGcgatgacacaaacacacacggctCTTGCCCAGTCCTTGTACTACGGCCAGTATGCACGAGGTCTTTACATGGATCAAAAACTCTTAATTGCATCCAAGTGCTGTGATCAGCAGCAAATCACCAAGCAGAGAGGAGGTCAAGCAAACCGAGAAACAGATGAGTTGAAACACATGATAACCTCGACATCTGTATTATCTAAGGGGACAGACTCTGTGAAAACGTGCTGTGCCAAACCTGGGCTCTCGTTTGCAGAAATGGATGAGCGGCCCCAGACTCTGACCACACAGCCACAAGGGAAGCCGATGCTTGTCAATATGACAGAAAACCAGGGACTTGTCAAAGACAGTGATGAAATGAAATCATCCATGAATCCAAATAATCAGACAGATCTGGACTCAAATGTATCATTTTCAAAT CATGCAGAAGTCCAATGCTGGTCCCGCCCAAATCAATCCAATAATGTGGAGCAGCAAAGTGAAGAGCTTAGCCAGAGCTCAGAGGAGTTAAATGCTGACATGTCTAAGGAGTGGGAGATGCCCTCTGAGCCAGTGACAAAGTTGGGAGTAGAGCTCAAAAAGGCCACGAACCAGAACGTCACTACATCAGACATAGAGGACTGTGATAGGCTAGAGGAGCAGCAGCCAATAGGGGTAATGTCTGAGGAATCACAGAGTGCCAGGGTGGCTGTATCACCAGCGATGAACCCCCAACAACAACCCTATATCCAGTACCAGCATTCCTACCAATACCTACAGATGTGTGACCCCAGCAACAACTCTTACACGGTCAAGTCACCCACCCTGGTGCATAACTACCCAC GTTTCCACTATCCTCTCTATGGGAAAACAGCAGGCAGAGAGGAGTCAGATTTGACTCAGAACAGCCGTAGTGTGAGCAGTAAGCCAGCCAGTGAGTCTACTGCCCTTGAGCTTCTGCAACACCACAATCTGCCATACCATGGCAAATCCCCTGCG CCTGGTGAGAAAGGATCccttgaaggagagagagagactgaccggGAGAGGAACCATGTTCCCTTTGCCAGGCACCTTCACACTCATCATCATACACATCTTGGAATGAGCTACCCACTCATGTCTGGGCAGTACGACATTTTCCAAG GGATAAGCTCTAGAGCCCTGGTTTCCAGCCAGAAGGTGTTGGTACACTCATCTTCAACTG ATAATGAAGGGAAGAAGTAA
- the znf608 gene encoding zinc finger protein 608 isoform X4, with protein sequence MRLAIPDRPCVEPGLAKVRGLPHKSRGGGIHSKGRRGSLNLINNCRTPPFFTVEEIKPNSIPSGKRKNKPPTDLDLSLVTDDMKNGNGKRIRAKSRSAPSTPQGKSDPTFNDSACTSPILIDCPHPHCNKKYKHINGLRYHQTHAHLDVDRKPEFEAEIEDRLSDCEESLSNMTFDCSDITNSSSKKPSPLYKVSTIGSPKSRRLMFNSDHSPMANSKMRRNSLIKEGLIDDLSNLPIISNMTVVLENCLVTDRNSSVEMPKLEAEGLIDKKGVCDKVKKVNGKVEKCSSKSRTNRPIAPAPPKLIAIPNTVFSTNTTEANPQQSSPSVAVGVTTTKNLSLKPIKPKLNIMVEPSLGKTTLVTCKETRNKDKRRLKDKHNKDTRTSNGDSIQLKMDEGKVVGKEPSGSLLKEHLSKQDVMNSLTESQESRMASIRAEADKVYTFTDNSPSPSIGSSSRLDCGSLESGDGTTTKTNSPAYSDISDAGDDGGSDCRSDTRSKSPRSISASEMNSNNNPNLNPKTPPAASIPAGPVKDPQSPFYHGYDPYYIQNYMQTGQSNTAAFHKTSTLQDSKCKKEDNEGRNTPELFDSKKTDVINSSSQSQLQMAMTQTHTALAQSLYYGQYARGLYMDQKLLIASKCCDQQQITKQRGGQANRETDELKHMITSTSVLSKGTDSVKTCCAKPGLSFAEMDERPQTLTTQPQGKPMLVNMTENQGLVKDSDEMKSSMNPNNQTDLDSNVSFSNHAEVQCWSRPNQSNNVEQQSEELSQSSEELNADMSKEWEMPSEPVTKLGVELKKATNQNVTTSDIEDCDRLEEQQPIGVMSEESQSARVAVSPAMNPQQQPYIQYQHSYQYLQMCDPSNNSYTVKSPTLVHNYPRFHYPLYGKTAGREESDLTQNSRSVSSKPASESTALELLQHHNLPYHGKSPAPGEKGSLEGERETDRERNHVPFARHLHTHHHTHLGMSYPLMSGQYDIFQGISSRALVSSQKVLVHSSSTDNEGKK encoded by the exons ATGCGACTGGCCATCCCGGATCGACCCTGTGTTGAACCTGGGCTTGCCAAGGTCCGAGGGCTGCCACATAAGAGCCGTGGTGGGGGCATTCACAGCAAGGGCCGAAGAGGGAGCCTTAATCTGATCAATAACTGCAGAACACCTCCCTTTTTCACAGTTGAGGAGATCAAGCcaaactccatcccatctgggAAGAGGAAAAACAAACCACCGACTGATCTGGATTTGAGTTTAGTCACAGATGACATGAAAAATGGAAACGGGAAGAGGATCCGTGCCAAGTCCCGGAGTGCTCCTTCCACTCCACAGGGAAAGTCGGATCCTACCTTTAACGATTCGGCATGTACCTCTCCCATTCTGATAGACTGCCCCCATCCTCACTGTAACAAGAAATACAAGCATATCAATGGGCTGCGGTACCACCAGACACATGCACACTTAGATGTGGACCGGAAGCCAGAGTTTGAGGCTGAGATTGAGGACAGACTGTCTGACTGTGAGGAGTCCCTCAGTAACATGACTTTCGACTGCTCCGATATAACCAATAGCTCATCAAAGAAGCCCAGCCCCCTATATAAGGTTTCTACAATAGGGTCTCCAAAAAGCAGACGATTAATGTTCAATAGTGATCATAGTCCCATGGCGAATTCTAAAATGAGGAGGAATTCATTGATCAAAGAGGGACTCATTGATGACTTGAGTAACTTGCCAATCATCTCGAACATGACTGTGGTACTGGAAAATTGCCTTGTTACTGATAGGaactcctctgtggagatgcctAAGCTTGAAGCCGAGGGTTTGATCGATAAGAAGGGAGTGTGTGATAAAGTGAAAAAGGTTAATGGGAAAGTTGAGAAGTGTTCATCTAAATCTAGAACCAACAGGCCTATAGCTCCTGCTCCCCCAAAGCTGATTGCAATCCCCAACACTGTGTTCTCCACTAACACAACAGAAGCCAACCCACAGCAGTCTTCCCCATCAGTAGCTGTTGGTGTCACCACAACAAAGAACCTCTCACTTAAACCCATAAAGCCAAAGTTAAACATCATGGTAGAGCCAAGTCTGGGTAAAACAACCCTAGTCACTTGCAAGGAGACCAGGAACAAAGACAAACGAAGATTAAAAGACAAACACAATAAAGACACAAGGACCTCTAATGGCGATAGCATTCAACTAAAGATGGACGAGGGAAAGGTGGTGGGAAAAGAACCTTCTGGAAGCCTTCTGAAAGAGCACTTGAGCAAACAAGACGTCATGAACAGTCTAACGGAGTCTCAGGAGAGTAGAATGGCCAGCATCAGAGCTGAGGCTGACAAAGTGTACACGTTCACTGACAACTCTCCTAGTCCTTCCATAGGTAGCTCTTCAAGACTGGACTGTGGCTCCCTTGAAAGTGGAGATGGCACCACCACCAAAACTAACAGCCCGGCATACTCAGACATATCAGATGCAGGTGATGATGGGGGTTCAGACTGCCGTTCAGACACTAGGTCCAAAAGTCCAAGGTCCATCTCAGCCTCTGAGATGAACTCAAACAACAATCCCAATCTAAATCCAAAGACTCCTCCAGCTGCATCTATTCCTGCAGGGCCTGTCAAAGACCCCCAGTCTCCTTTTTACCACGGATATGACCCCTACTATATTCAGAATTACATGCAGACCGGCCAGTCAAACACAGCTGCTTTCCATAAGACCTCCACCCTTCAAGACAGTAAATGCAAAAAGGAGGACAATGAGGGGAGAAACACCCCGGAATTATTTGATTCGAAGAAGACTGATGTCATCAACTCAAGTTCGCAGTCCCAGCTTCAGATGGcgatgacacaaacacacacggctCTTGCCCAGTCCTTGTACTACGGCCAGTATGCACGAGGTCTTTACATGGATCAAAAACTCTTAATTGCATCCAAGTGCTGTGATCAGCAGCAAATCACCAAGCAGAGAGGAGGTCAAGCAAACCGAGAAACAGATGAGTTGAAACACATGATAACCTCGACATCTGTATTATCTAAGGGGACAGACTCTGTGAAAACGTGCTGTGCCAAACCTGGGCTCTCGTTTGCAGAAATGGATGAGCGGCCCCAGACTCTGACCACACAGCCACAAGGGAAGCCGATGCTTGTCAATATGACAGAAAACCAGGGACTTGTCAAAGACAGTGATGAAATGAAATCATCCATGAATCCAAATAATCAGACAGATCTGGACTCAAATGTATCATTTTCAAAT CATGCAGAAGTCCAATGCTGGTCCCGCCCAAATCAATCCAATAATGTGGAGCAGCAAAGTGAAGAGCTTAGCCAGAGCTCAGAGGAGTTAAATGCTGACATGTCTAAGGAGTGGGAGATGCCCTCTGAGCCAGTGACAAAGTTGGGAGTAGAGCTCAAAAAGGCCACGAACCAGAACGTCACTACATCAGACATAGAGGACTGTGATAGGCTAGAGGAGCAGCAGCCAATAGGGGTAATGTCTGAGGAATCACAGAGTGCCAGGGTGGCTGTATCACCAGCGATGAACCCCCAACAACAACCCTATATCCAGTACCAGCATTCCTACCAATACCTACAGATGTGTGACCCCAGCAACAACTCTTACACGGTCAAGTCACCCACCCTGGTGCATAACTACCCAC GTTTCCACTATCCTCTCTATGGGAAAACAGCAGGCAGAGAGGAGTCAGATTTGACTCAGAACAGCCGTAGTGTGAGCAGTAAGCCAGCCAGTGAGTCTACTGCCCTTGAGCTTCTGCAACACCACAATCTGCCATACCATGGCAAATCCCCTGCG CCTGGTGAGAAAGGATCccttgaaggagagagagagactgaccggGAGAGGAACCATGTTCCCTTTGCCAGGCACCTTCACACTCATCATCATACACATCTTGGAATGAGCTACCCACTCATGTCTGGGCAGTACGACATTTTCCAAG GGATAAGCTCTAGAGCCCTGGTTTCCAGCCAGAAGGTGTTGGTACACTCATCTTCAACTG ATAATGAAGGGAAGAAGTAA